A part of Perca fluviatilis chromosome 15, GENO_Pfluv_1.0, whole genome shotgun sequence genomic DNA contains:
- the olfm2a gene encoding noelin-2a isoform X3, with translation MCNRDPRSRQLRQLMEKVQNISQSMEVLDLRTYRDLQYVRNTEGLMKVVDGKLKVASENPRSLNPKGFQELKDKVTQLLPLLPVLEQYKTDAKMILRLREEVRNLSLVLMAIQEEMGAYDYEELRQRVLLLETRLHSCMQKLGCGKLTGVSNPITVRASGSRFGSWMTDTMIPSSDNRVWSMDGYFKGRRVLEYRTMNDFMKGQNFVQHLLPHPWAGTGHVVYNGSLYYNKYQSNIIIKYHFRSRSVLVQRSLSGAGYNNTFPYSWGGSSDIDLMADENGLWAVYTTIPNAGNIVISRLEPQSLEVLQTWDTGFPKRSAGESFMICGTLYVTNSHLAGAKIYFAYYTNTSSYEYTDIPFHNQYSHISMMDYNPRERVLYTWNNGHQVLYNVTLFQVIKTSGD, from the exons GTTCAGAACATTAGCCAGTCAATGGAGGTGCTGGACCTGCGGACGTACAGAGATCTACAGTATGTAAGGAACACTGAGGGACTAATGAAAGTGGTGGATGGAAAGCTGAAGGTGGCCTCGGAAAATCCCCGCAGTCTCAATCCAAAGGGCTTTCAG GAGTTGAAAGACAAGGTGACCCAGCTGCTCCCCCTGCTGCCAGTGCTGGAACAGTACAAGACGGACGCCAAGATGATCCTGCGTCTTCGGGAGGAGGTGAGGAATCTGTCCTTGGTGCTGATGGCCATTCAAGAAGAGATGGGGGCCTATGATTATGAGGAGCTGCGCCAGAGAGTCCTGCTGCTGGAGACCAGGCTCCACTCCTGCATGCAGAAACTAG GCTGTGGAAAGCTGACTGGAGTCAGTAATCCCATCACAGTACGTGCATCAGGGTCAAGGTTTGGCTCCTGGATGACCGATACCATGATCCCCAGCTCAGACAACAGA GTGTGGTCCATGGATGGTTACTTCAAGGGACGGCGTGTCCTGGAATACCGCACAATGAATGATTTCATGAAGGGCCAGAACTTTGTGCAGCACTTGTTGCCTCACCCCTGGGCAGGCACTGGTCATGTGGTCTATAACGGTTCACTGTACTACAACAAGTACCAGAGCAACATCATCATCAAGTACCACTTCCGTTCTCGAAGTGTGCTGGTGCAGCGCAGCTTAAGTGGGGCCGGCTATAACAACACCTTTCCCTACTCCTGGGGTGGCTCCTCTGACATCGACCTGATGGCGGATGAGAATGGCCTGTGGGCCGTTTACACCACCATCCCCAATGCTGGAAACATTGTCATCAGCCGCCTGGAGCCCCAGAGTCTGGAAGTGCTGCAGACTTGGGACACGGGCTTTCCCAAGCGCAGTGCTGGAGAGTCTTTCATGATCTGCGGTACACTTTATGTCACCAACTCCCACCTGGCTGGTGCCAAGATCTACTTTGCCTACTACACCAACACATCAAGCTATGAGTACACAGACATCCCCTTCCACAATCAATACTCCCACATCTCCATGATGGACTACAACCCCAGGGAGAGGGTCCTGTACACCTGGAACAATGGACACCAGGTGCTCTACAATGTCACACTGTTCCAGGTTATTAAGACTTCTGGGGACTAA